In the genome of Streptococcus oralis, one region contains:
- the dinB gene encoding DNA polymerase IV: MLIFPLINDLSRKIIHIDMDAFFAAVEIRDNPKLKGKPVIIGSDPRQTGGRGVVSTCSYEARAFGIHSAMSSKEAYERCPQAVFISGNYEKYKTVGLEIRAIFKRYTDLIEPMSIDEAYLDVTENKLGIKSAVKIARLIQQDIWQELHLTASAGVSYNKFLAKMASDYQKPHGLTVILPDQVQDFLKQMDIAKFHGVGKKTVERLHEMGIYTGADLLDVSEVTLIDRFGRLGFDLYRKARGIHNSPVKSNRIRKSIGKEKTYGKILQAEEDIKKELTLLSEKVAHNLSKQDKAGKIIILKIRYTDFSTLTRRKSLSQATQDASQISQTALQLYEELAEKEKGIRLLGITVTGF; this comes from the coding sequence ATGCTCATATTTCCATTGATTAATGATTTGTCCAGAAAAATCATCCATATCGACATGGATGCCTTTTTTGCTGCGGTGGAAATAAGAGATAATCCTAAGTTAAAGGGCAAGCCTGTCATCATTGGGAGTGATCCCAGACAAACAGGCGGACGGGGAGTTGTGTCTACTTGTAGCTACGAGGCACGAGCCTTTGGCATTCACTCTGCCATGAGTTCTAAAGAAGCTTATGAGCGTTGTCCTCAAGCCGTCTTTATCTCGGGCAATTATGAAAAATACAAAACTGTGGGACTTGAGATTCGAGCTATTTTTAAACGTTACACCGATCTGATTGAACCTATGAGTATTGACGAGGCCTACTTGGATGTGACAGAAAATAAACTCGGTATCAAGTCAGCCGTCAAAATAGCTCGTCTCATCCAACAGGATATCTGGCAGGAACTACACCTGACTGCTTCTGCTGGCGTTTCTTACAATAAATTTTTAGCTAAAATGGCCAGCGATTATCAAAAGCCACATGGTTTGACAGTTATCCTCCCTGACCAGGTCCAAGATTTTCTCAAACAAATGGATATTGCTAAATTTCATGGAGTGGGCAAGAAAACAGTGGAAAGGCTTCATGAAATGGGTATTTATACTGGCGCAGACTTATTAGACGTTTCTGAAGTCACTTTAATCGATCGGTTTGGCAGACTCGGTTTTGATCTTTATCGAAAGGCTAGGGGCATTCACAATTCTCCAGTCAAATCCAATCGTATTCGTAAGTCCATCGGCAAAGAGAAAACCTATGGTAAGATTCTCCAGGCTGAAGAGGACATCAAAAAAGAGCTGACTCTTCTATCTGAAAAAGTAGCTCACAATCTCAGCAAACAAGACAAAGCTGGAAAAATCATTATCCTTAAAATTCGTTATACTGACTTCTCCACTCTAACTAGGCGGAAAAGCCTCTCACAAGCAACACAGGACGCTAGTCAGATTTCTCAAACTGCCCTTCAACTCTACGAAGAACTAGCTGAAAAAGAGAAAGGTATCCGTCTACTAGGAATTACAGTGACAGGATTTTAA